In Nicotiana tabacum cultivar K326 chromosome 10, ASM71507v2, whole genome shotgun sequence, the DNA window ggaggtatggaggcaggccgtggagtctaaaggtttcaagttgagtaggactaagacgAAATATGTAGAATGTAAGTTCAACGACGTGATGGGGGAAGCGGATGTGGAAGTCAGGCTTGACTCACAGGTCATcctcaagagagaaagttttaagtACCTAGGGTCAATTATCCAGGGAGATGGGGAGATCGACGGGGATATTACGCACCGTATTGGGGTGGGgtagatgaaatggaggttagcgtctggagtcctgtatgataagaatgtgccaccgaaactcaaaggtatgttctatagagcggtgattagaccagccatgttgtatggagctgagtgttggccagtcaagaattcacatatccaaaagatgaaagtagcagaaatgaggatgttaagatggatgtgtgggcacactaggctggataagattaggaatgaagatattcggaagAGGGTGGGCGTGACTCCCGTGGATGACAACTTGCGGGAAGCgcgacttagatggttcggacacgtgCGGAGAAGAAGCCTAGATGcaccggttaggaggtgtgagcggttgactTTGGCAGGTACGAGAAGTGGCAGAgagcggcctaagaagtattggggcgaggtgatcagacaggacatgacgcagcttcagattttcgaggacatggctcttgataagaacatatggaggtcgagcattagggtggtAGGTTAGGGGGTAGTCGAGAGTTTTTCCCTCTTTGTACCAGGTAGTCTGATAGAGTTTTGTTTAGGTTTGTTAGCGGTCTATGTTGTGTTCACATTGTTGTTTTGCATAGTTTTGTGTTATTGTCCTTTCACTTATTCGTTGCTGTTATTTTCTTTCTGGCATCTTTTGTTGTTACgtgccttttcttttgtttcttttctgatattattgtctctcctgttgagccgagagtctcccggaaacagcctctctactctttTCGAGGTAGgtgtaaggtctacgtacactcCATTCTCCCCAGACGCTTCTATCTGAGAATTTATTCCTAAACTTAGCCATTAATACAGAAGCTAAGAGACTATATAGTACTAGATTTCAGTGGAAGCAAGTAGTGTAGAATAAAATTATTTCCCTTGAAGTTATCAAACATTAGAAACTGCTGCGCTAGAAATTGTATATATTTATCAAGGGAAATTATAAACACGTTTAGGAGTTCAATTGACTTTCTCTAGATCTTGCCTTTGCTTATTCTGCAGTTTATTTACAACAAAGCAATCAAAGCAAGGCTTAAGCAGCAACACAGTTAAATAAACTCCTCATTTATTGGTTTAAGGATTACATTGTTGAAAACCAAAGCAAGCATTTCTCCATACGTATGTCAAACCATATCTTCACCGGCTCGTAAAACCACAGAAGTGCAATAGTATTTGCTGCCCCTACTAAGTATCCAACAGCTGCAAAAATGAACTTCCAGTCAAAATCTGAGTCATCTTGAGAAGTTGGTGGTGGTGTCAAATCTGGACCATTGCTTTCGCAACTGTTGTTGAGAGGGAATCCGCATAGGCCTCTGTTTCCTTTAAAGGAAATTGCTGAGAATGTTTGAAATTGATTACCCGAGGGGATTCTTCCAAACAATTTGTTGAATGACAAGTTCAGAACTGATAGGAACGTGAGATTTTCAAGCTCTACAGGGATTTCTCCAGATATCTGGTTTGATGACAGGTCTAGTGATCCAAGCATTTGTAGCTTCCCGATTGATTTTGGAATTGGTCCCTCAAGGGAATTGTGTGACAGGTTGAGAACATAAAGCGCGCTGAGGTTCCCGTCCATATCTGGGATCACCCCTTGAAATCTATTCGAAGAGAAATCAATAGATGTGTAGACTCTGAGAATTTTCACAAGCTTCATCTCCATCCCTTTGTTGGTTATTGTTACTGTGTCCTGATAGTATAAGTTACTTAGTTGGAGGAACCTATACTGGATGTGATTGTGTCCTGACTCAATGTAATCATCTGCAGCCATCATTCCTTTCCAATTAGATAAGCATTCTGCACCCAATTCACCAGTGAATTTGTTGGAAGCTATATCTATGATCTGGAGATTATGCCAGCTATTACTGGTTGCATCACACTGAAAATCTCCATAAAATCCATTGGAGCGCAAGACTAGGACTCTAAGACTGGATGAGTTCATCAATATGGAGGGGAAACTATCAACAAGTCTGTTATTTCCGACATTCAGGACCTCCAACAAGTCACAATTGACCAGAGACTTTGGCAGCCTCCCTTGTAACTTATTCTCACTCAGGTCTAAAGTTTGCAGAGAGCTACCAGTTGGAAATGCATCTGGTATAACACCATGGAGTTTATTGTTCCCTAGATTCAGCACTCCAAGATTTGTAATATGTTCCAGTagacatggtggtattgtgccaCTCAAGGCATTGTTGGAGAAATCAAGAACTTGAAGGTAGCTGGCATTGCATATGGATTCAGGAATTATTCCAGTGAGCCTATTATTTCCTAGTGAGAAAAAATCAAGAGAAAGTGAATTTCCAATATAGAGTGGGATGGAGCTGCTGAAATTATTTCTCGAGTAGTCCACATACATAGCAAAGGAAGGTGGAATTGGTAGGTCGCCCTTTAGCCGGTTGGAGTGCAAGTCAAGGACTACAAGATAACTAGAAACATTGTAAGGCTGTTCCAAGTACTCCAGTTGATTGCAGGAAAGATTCAGGTAAGCCAGTGCTCCATCACCAATTTCCCAAATCCAATTTGGTATTGGCCCCTGAATTTGGTTGTCTGAAAGGTCTAACTGTCCCAAACTTCGCAAATTTTTAAGATCAGGAAACTTTTGCAACCGACAAGAAGCTAGATTCAATATGCTTTACTCGGGAAAAGTGAACGAGGACAAATTGCTGCTACTAGTATCAATGGTCAAGTTATTGTAAGAAAGCTCAAGTCTTCTAAGGTTACCGAGCCTCCCAATCAGGTCAAGTGACATTCTTCCACTAAACAAGTTGGAAGAAAGTGAGAGGACCTTAAGCCTCTCAGCTCCAAATATGGACTTGGgaattgatccattcagatggtTGTTGCTCAAATCAATAGTATCCAGGAGAGAGGAGGACGCATTGCGGAATTCTTTTACTTGGCCAACAAATTGATTGCCGTTAAGAAAAAGCTGCTGCAAGGTGGGGAGCTCAAAGATATATGCAGGAAGGATCCCGTTGAGCAAGTTGTTCCCTAGATTTATGTAGACAAGCTCTGAGAGTCCTTCAAAATGAGCTGAAGACACGAAACCAGTTAGACCATTATGAGAAAGGTCTAAGTAGCAGAGTTTCTTGGACCGTTGGAAATATGGGATAGAACCAGTGAAATTGTTGGAGGAGAAATCTAAATAAACAAGATTGGTAAGGTTTGCTATTGTGGAAGGTATTGATCCACTGAAACTGCAATTTGAGAGCTCTAACCTGGACAAGTTATGAAGGTTTGAAATGGATTCTGGTAATGAACTAGAAACGTTGGTGTAGCTTAGTGATATCGTCCTCAAAGATCCGTTTCGAGGAAATTTTCGAATATTTCCACTAAGCAACAAATTATTTGACAACTCCAAAATCTCTAGATCTTGTACCTGAAAGATCTTCTCAGGAAATGTTCCCTGCAGATTACAAGTACCAAGGGTCAATGTAGACAAGTTTGTGAAATTGGCAAAATATTCAGGAAATGTGGTAGAGAGATTATTCTGGTCAAGATGGATGGTAGAAAGAAATCGAAGCTTGGAAAGTGATTCATCAATGGGGCCTGAAATTCGACAAGTACGCAAGCTCAAGACTGTCAAGTTCAGCAAATATGAAGACAAAGATTGACACCACTCACTCTTCTGAGCTGAAAGATCAACACCATCAAGGTAAAGCTCCCTAAGCTCTGTTGAATTCTCAATGAATTGTTTCAAATTGGGATTCTCTAGTTTTAGAGGTTGAATTCCAGGGAAAAGAGTTGAGAGATCAAGAGTAACTAGCCTTGTTAATCTTGATAACATCATAGGAATTTGGCCAACAAAACCGGCATTCGATAAATTCAGGTACTTCAAGTTCGTTAAGTTGTCTATACCAACTGGTATTCCAACATTGAACCTGTTGTAAGCCAAATTTAGCTTCTCAAGATACTGAAGACTGAAAAGAGCACTTGAATTCTCAATTCCACCAGAAATTGCCTCATTATCCAATTCCAAGTTAATCACATGACCAGAGCTATCACATGTCACCCCATCCCATTTGCAACAGTCACTTGTGTTCTTGTTCCAATATGCCAATTTATTTGACCCACTAGAGTCATATTGTAGGCTGCCCTTCAACTGCAGCAACAATGATTTTTGATCATCAAGACATTGAGAGGAAACCAAGAAAATCTCATTACCTGATAAGATTTGCCAAAAGGGTATCAAGAAAAACCATAGAAAGTGTAGAGTTCTCATTTTCATGCAACTTGTATAGGTATATGACTGAAGTGTAGGAGAATGAAATTAAAAAGGAGAAGATGATTGAACAGAAGCAGAGAAATGGTCAAAAGGAAAATAAGAAATTACGCGTTTGTGTGCATTATGGCGTTCGTACAGATTGCAAATTATTCTTTCTACTTGTTTGATGTTGGCCTTTTTGGTTCATTCAGTGGAAGACTTTGATCAACTGTGGAAAAAGTTGATCAAACCacggtgtgtttggtacgaatttctaattttctcatgtttggttgacttaaatattttggaaaacattttccttatgaactcatttttttacaattggaggaaaatgttttccttatcaaaagaagggaaaacatttttcaaaactccttctcaaccttccccacctcaccaacccaccccaccccctctccgaaggattttttttttaaatttcagtttttccgttaccaccccccacccccccacaaaaaaaaaaaaaaatttaccttaatttttttttttgcaattttaaatttctgtttttctgcaccacctaCCCCAAATCCCTCCCTCATGCCCCCCTCCTCCCTTcccgcaatttttttttttttttgtaatttaaatttctatttttttttgttttactgcGTCCCCCTGCCacccaaaaaatactttttaaatatatttttcagttttaatttttttatttatcggtttaaaggttcaaaattttacaagttccaaaattatgagttcggaggtttatgtgtttggaagtttacgggtttagaaattataaagtttacagGTTCGAAATTCCGCGGTTTTaaaagtttagcggttcgaaagtttatgaaatttgtgggttcagaaggttgttggtttgaaagtttatggcgtcatgtttattgtatctaaattatttatgaatactcttgagaagtcattttccttaatttgcgtaccaaacaccgaaaaatgaataagattactacttgttttccaagaaaacattTTCTTTAAAAACATTTTTTacggaaaacattttccgttataccaaacacaccccatGACTTCTTGcatttgtttgaatttatgttaaGGGGTTTCTATGCTATTTTGCCATTGGATTATGAGATGTATGCATTTTCATTTACCAATGctatttctcttttttcattctcttggTAAATTACTAAGGAACCAAAGGAATAAGCAACTTATATCGAGTGGTTTCTTCACCTTTCATGGTAAATGTAAAGATATCATCACCATTTGGACTAAGATAAGTTGATTCCTCCCTACTCTCTTTCCAAGTCCAAGATAAGTTGATTTGTCCTTTTTATGCATGCTAGTATCAGTTATAGAGGAAAGTCAAGAGTAAAAGCTTATTGAATATGaagattttaatttatttttgtgaGAAGAGTTAAATAAActtataaaaatttgaaaagtcTTGCCTTATGACTTACGAGGTGTCTTTTGAAGAACAAACTGTGAGCTGCATGAGGTCAAATTGGGTAATAGCtgataattataaaaatataattaatgcaaattaattattaaaacaaaTTAATGATGAAACCAAAACAAACTGTGAAGTTAATCTTCTTTTTTCCTCCCTATGTTCCCTTCTTTTTTGGGAAGAGGAGGGGAAGGGGAGCAATGTTCTCTAGCTTATacttttctttctcctttgtaGTCTCTAGTCCGTCTCCACGCATTCtagattttaatgttatttttaatgTTACTTACGAGACTTCCACGCATTCTTGTGGAAGTCTCCCTTGTGTCCCTCTTTAGTCTTTTGGTAGGTCCTTGATGCATTTATGAAATCTCAAGGCCATCTTCAACGTAAAGTTACTCCGACCATTACTTTATTTTTTactccaaaaaaaatatattttattttatgttcttCCATCTTttcattattatattattattttttatttaaattttattttttatttctattaaaGAAAATCtacctttttaattttttttacatattcttcacatataatttaatataaaattattttataccataaatttttaaataatataatttgtaagcaaatattatagattatatatattaaCGAAGCTATAATAATTTTGGTGTCTCTGGAAACGACATACCTCCATACTCAGTTATTATGCTATTTACCGTAGtttcaatttttatgtatttttaattttcatgtattttcatttaatgtatttttaattttcactctTCAATTCTAGCAATATCTAATGTTTTATATTCGCGCCTTTtaattttagcaacatctaatattttatattcgcaccttttaattttagcaacatctaatattttatatttgcactatttattttttgagatgattatatattttttgtacaattataacttataataaaattaacttacaattttacataaaaataacaaatgcacaaaaattaatttaccaaaattatacgccaaagttaagatgtaaaattaatattataaagatattacataaacataattaggtatatataaagagataaattaaaagagttaaataataaaaataataataaaataaacatgaataGTAATGGAGGAGATATATAGTGCCACTCCATATTTGGAGTAACACTATTCATCCCCCATTTTGGGGGCAAAAATGGGGGAGCATTGAAGCTGCATTATGGCAAAAAATACCCCCATTATGGAGAAATGGGGGAGGGTTGGAGATGCCCTAATGTCACTTTGACTAGACATGAACAGTTCCGTAAAAATTGTATGGGGTAGCcactttttaaagtggtatttactttttatccaacatttttaatgcttagcaatagtagtcactagtctattaaaattaatatgaaaaaaactgtgttaccctttcttctatctctttcatgtgTTAGGGAGAAGAATTGTGCCGCCGTCTGTGAGACAGAAGGATTTTCCGGTGGCGACTATCGTGGACTCCGCCGCCATTGTTTTTGTACTAGGCCATGCTAACAATGTTACtctatgttatatataaaaacttAATTTGAGAAATTCTTGAACAAGCACTATGATTGTTCAAAGATTAACGTGCTAGTTTTGTTACTAATTAAACTAGTCGTGATCTTTAATCGTATGCAATTATGGTGGTAGATGTATTTCCATTTGTGATTTATGTGATGTATTTTTGGTTTTCTACTACGTTATGGATCCTTCCATAAcgtacagttacaagttcaaaagttaagtcttggtcctgaacttcgagttccaagttcaaaagttaaggacacttggtcctgaacttagactaacaagcttaaaagttaaggacaataggttaTGAACttacaattacaagttcaaaagttaaggacaataggtcctgaagtcctgaacttagactaacaagctcaaaagttaaggacaataagtcctgaacttaggctaagaagacaataggtcctgaacttagactaacaagctcaaaagttaaagataataggtcctgaacttagactaacaagttcaaaagttaaggacacttggtcttgaacttacagttacatgtttaaaagttaaggacacttggtcctgaacttagactaacaagctcaaaagttaaggacaataggttctgaacttagacttacaagttcaaaagttaaggacaaccttaacttagagttacaagtatagaaattaaggacaggtggtcctgaacttcgagctccaagttcaaaagttaaggacatgtagtcctgaagtcctgaacttagagttacaagttcaaaagttaaggacacttggtcctgaactttatgAGCAGAAGGGTGTTTTCGTCCGGGCAGGTAATATTTATTAAAGCAGTAGCTAAAGACTAAGATATTTTAAAaagtggcttaaaagtaaatacatgtgttattagttgCTAACCGTGCACTTCCTCTAACAGTTCCCTACTATTCAGCATTTAGCCTTCCTGATGTAATCTTAGAGCCCGCGAAAATAACTTTTAAgtcatttttttgtgtttagataaaataaaaagtgttttaaacacttatttttaagctaaaataaaaaaataagtcaAAAGCTAAAAGTTAAAATTCCTATCTTATGGCTTATACTTAAAAGTCACTTAGAATATGTCAATCCAAACGAGTTCTTAGTCTTCCGTGCAATCTTCTTGAGAGTCCAGGAAGAACTTATAGTTTTATTAGGCTATAAGGTGATCTTGAACAAGTGATTAATGATACGGCACATTCATTCCCTTATCATGAGAGGCAAATTCATGATTTAAACTTGATAGGTTCGACCTATAAGGTTTTAGCACTAAATTCATTGTACCTTGAAATAATTATAGGTTTATattcaggggcggagctagaagcctggtgtcacgaccctaaaaccctacccgtcgtgatggcgcctatcgataaACTAGgtcagcctcaactcaacaataaacacgataataataagtttgaaaatatttacGGAAGCTTTTGGCAGTTAAAGAAttatttgaaacataagaaatttccaagaacagatacaatccagcccaaaactGGGGTGTCATTGAGTGCATGAGTATCTAAGGaaaatacatagtctattataATATCTAAGGGAACAACCGAAATACAACTGGAAAATAAGGTGGAGAGCCAAGTCCTGCGAACGTCGTGTAGATACCTCAATAATCTTCTACGTAAGAAGCCTCGATCAACCACTGCCACTGGATCCgaagtgcctgaatctgcacacgaggtgcagtgGGTAACGTGAgcacaccaactcagtaagtgacaattccaacctttggactgataggtagtgacgaactcaacctcatcaaaggtaacagaaataatgtacagaaatgtaggcatgctttcagatAAATAAACAGCTCGAACAGTAAAACAGAGCAAGTAAGAACAAGGTAACGAAGTATAACTCTGCTACATCTACATGTCAATGCACATATTGTATGCAATGCACCATGTTGAGTGCCTCATGTGCCCACAATCTCAAATGCTCGTCCACTTAGTACTGTATATGcctcatacggcccagggaagatccatcccgaaatatatacatcTTTGACAACAGTCACAcagtactgaggaaggccattccaaCCTGTGGAGAAGATCTATCTCCAGATAATAA includes these proteins:
- the LOC142165088 gene encoding receptor-like protein 49, producing MYVDYSRNNFSSSIPLYIGNSLSLDFFSLGNNRLTGIIPESICNASYLQVLDFSNNALSGTIPPCLLEHITNLGVLNLGNNKLHGVIPDAFPTGSSLQTLDLSENKLQGRLPKSLVNCDLLEVLNVGNNRLVDSFPSILMNSSSLRVLVLRSNGFYGDFQCDATSNSWHNLQIIDIASNKFTGELGAECLSNWKGMMAADDYIESGHNHIQYRFLQLSNLYYQDTVTITNKGMEMKLVKILRVYTSIDFSSNRFQGVIPDMDGNLSALYVLNLSHNSLEGPIPKSIGKLQMLGSLDLSSNQISGEIPVELENLTFLSVLNLSFNKLFGRIPSGNQFQTFSAISFKGNRGLCGFPLNNSCESNGPDLTPPPTSQDDSDFDWKFIFAAVGYLVGAANTIALLWFYEPVKIWFDIRMEKCLLWFSTM
- the LOC107830199 gene encoding uncharacterized protein LOC107830199; amino-acid sequence: MKMRTLHFLWFFLIPFWQILSGNEIFLVSSQCLDDQKSLLLQLKGSLQYDSSGSNKLAYWNKNTSDCCKWDGVTCDSSGHVINLELDNEAISGGIENSSALFSLQYLEKLNLAYNRFNVGIPVGIDNLTNLKYLNLSNAGFVGQIPMMLSRLTRLVTLDLSTLFPGIQPLKLENPNLKQFIENSTELRELYLDGVDLSAQKSEWCQSLSSYLLNLTVLSLRTCRISGPIDESLSKLRFLSTIHLDQNNLSTTFPEYFANFTNLSTLTLGTCNLQGTFPEKIFQVQDLEILELSNNLLLSGNIRKFPRNGSLRTISLSYTNVSSSLPESISNLHNLSRLELSNCSFSGSIPSTIANLTNLVYLDFSSNNFTGSIPYFQRSKKLCYLDLSHNGLTGFVSSAHFEGLSELVYINLGNNLLNGILPAYIFELPTLQQLFLNGNQFVGQVKEFRNASSSLLDTIDLSNNHLNGSIPKSIFGAERLKVLSLSSNLFSGRMSLDLIGRLGNLRRLELSYNNLTIDTSSSNLSSFTFPE